AGCTGTTGTTTAAGGAAATGTCAAGGAAGGATTTGATTGCGTGGACGACAATGATTAACTGCTACTCTCAGAACAGGAAGTATGGACTAGCTATAGAGGTTTTTTATGACATGAAGAGTAACTTGATCACTCCTGATGAAGTAACAATGACGACTGTTATTTCTGCTTGTGCACATCTCGGCGTCCTGGATCAAGGAAAGGAGATGCATCTTTATGTTATGCAAAAAGGTTTTGATCTTGGTGTGCATATCGGGTCTGCATTAATTGACATGTATGCAAAATGTGGGAGTTTGGAGAGATCACTCTTGGTATTCTATAAATTGAGGGAGAAAAACCTTTTCTGTTGGAATTCTGTTATCGATGGATTGGCTGTTCATGGTTATGCAGAAGAAGCATTAGCTCTTTTTAGCAGGATGGAGAAAGAAAAGGTAAAGCCAAATGGTATTACTTTCGTCAGCGTTCTTACAGCTTGTACTCATGCAGGGCTAGTTGAGAAGGGTCGAAAGACTTTTCTAAGTATGACTCAAGAATATGGCATCGTTCCTGAAATGGAGCACTATGGATGCATGGTTGATCTATTGTGTAAAGCCGGTTTGCTAGAGGAAGCACTAGAGATTATAAGAAGCATGACAGTGGAGCCAAATGCTGTTATTTGGGGTGCTTTACTTGGTGGTTGCAAGCTTCAGAAGAACTTGGAAATTGCTCAAGTTGCTGTCAAAAAGTTGAGCGTTTTGGAGCCAAACAACAGTGGCTATTACACCCTCCTAGTGAACATGTATGCTAATGCAAATAGATGGAGTGAAGTCGCCCGGATCAGAGCATTCGTGAGAGAGCTAGGAGTGGGAAAAGAATATCCGGGCTCCAGTTGGAtcgaaataaagaaaaagatccATCAGTTTGCAGCTTGTGATAATTATCACCATTCTTCACAGGAGATTTATTCCTTACTAGATGGATTAGA
The sequence above is a segment of the Solanum dulcamara chromosome 11, daSolDulc1.2, whole genome shotgun sequence genome. Coding sequences within it:
- the LOC129872004 gene encoding pentatricopeptide repeat-containing protein At1g06143-like isoform X1, with the translated sequence MLTKNCILSIVNQLKICSSRRQLESLYSLMLKNGATKDCFLMNQFIATCSSLNNPDFASLAFSQMENPNVFVYNALIRAFVHCHSPLKALLLYIDLLRTQNIPTSYTFSSVIKGCTLMCGLRLGECVHGHIWEYGFGSHVFVQTGLIDFYSNLGRVDLARLVFDEMPERDNFAWAAMVSAHADAGDLGSARSLFDEMPEKITVACNAMINGYARTGDVESAELLFKEMSRKDLIAWTTMINCYSQNRKYGLAIEVFYDMKSNLITPDEVTMTTVISACAHLGVLDQGKEMHLYVMQKGFDLGVHIGSALIDMYAKCGSLERSLLVFYKLREKNLFCWNSVIDGLAVHGYAEEALALFSRMEKEKVKPNGITFVSVLTACTHAGLVEKGRKTFLSMTQEYGIVPEMEHYGCMVDLLCKAGLLEEALEIIRSMTVEPNAVIWGALLGGCKLQKNLEIAQVAVKKLSVLEPNNSGYYTLLVNMYANANRWSEVARIRAFVRELGVGKEYPGSSWIEIKKKIHQFAACDNYHHSSQEIYSLLDGLDGQLKLAGQVEELEFVL